The Geotalea uraniireducens Rf4 genome window below encodes:
- a CDS encoding flagellar hook-basal body protein has translation MSITGAMFTGVSGLLNNGEAMNVIGNNISNVNTIGFKYGRTLFSDMLSANIGNDSQVGRGVQMQKVENIFGSSSYENTENVTDLGIQGNSFFALKPPTTAAPVAAQNAALLSRAGAFHVDKTLTMVNPDGYQVLDTAGNPIQFSNTGAAPATDFAKIVKIEPNGLITYLAQDGITTNYYNASGGVGVATTPANAATVQRLAVVSAADVTGLEKAGGSLYTPTASSGVSAAAFSLAGNQPNGTSEKILSNSLEQSNVDMASQFVKMIITQRAYSANSKTITTADEMTQEILSLKR, from the coding sequence ATGAGTATTACAGGTGCAATGTTTACCGGCGTGAGCGGCCTTTTGAACAACGGTGAGGCCATGAACGTCATCGGCAACAACATATCCAACGTCAATACCATCGGTTTCAAATACGGAAGGACGCTCTTCTCGGACATGCTTTCCGCTAATATCGGCAATGATTCGCAAGTCGGCCGCGGGGTGCAGATGCAGAAGGTTGAAAATATTTTCGGTTCGTCGTCTTATGAGAATACGGAAAATGTGACCGACCTGGGCATCCAGGGAAACAGCTTTTTTGCCCTGAAACCGCCGACCACCGCAGCGCCGGTGGCTGCCCAGAATGCCGCCCTCCTGAGCCGGGCGGGCGCCTTCCACGTGGATAAGACACTGACCATGGTAAATCCAGATGGCTACCAGGTGCTGGACACCGCCGGGAATCCGATCCAGTTTTCAAATACAGGCGCAGCCCCCGCCACGGATTTCGCGAAGATCGTGAAGATAGAGCCGAACGGGCTCATCACCTATCTTGCCCAGGATGGTATCACCACGAACTACTACAATGCCAGCGGGGGGGTGGGTGTTGCGACAACACCGGCCAATGCGGCAACCGTCCAGAGGCTGGCGGTGGTGAGTGCTGCCGATGTAACCGGCCTTGAAAAAGCGGGTGGGTCGCTGTACACGCCGACTGCGTCATCAGGGGTTTCTGCTGCCGCATTTTCCCTGGCAGGAAACCAGCCGAACGGAACCAGTGAGAAGATCCTCTCCAACTCCCTGGAACAGAGCAACGTGGACATGGCAAGCCAGTTCGTCAAGATGATCATCACCCAGCGAGCCTATTCGGCAAACTCAAAGACCATCACCACTGCAGATGAAATGACCCAGGAAATACTGAGCCTGAAACGCTAG
- a CDS encoding TIGR02530 family flagellar biosynthesis protein, with protein sequence MVDNIFFPQPIQAPTRQTPIKPSQEKPAGSDSPFARILEAKLPNQAVKFSQHAQERLKARGISLSETDMKKLAGAVDSVAQKGGKESLVMLGDAAFVVSVKNRTVVTAMDRAHMQGNVFTNIDSAVFLK encoded by the coding sequence GTGGTTGACAACATATTTTTCCCGCAGCCGATCCAGGCGCCTACCCGTCAGACTCCGATAAAGCCGTCACAGGAAAAGCCGGCCGGTTCTGATTCACCCTTTGCCAGGATTCTTGAAGCAAAACTGCCGAACCAGGCCGTAAAATTTTCGCAACACGCTCAGGAGAGATTGAAAGCGCGGGGGATCAGCTTGAGTGAAACGGACATGAAAAAGCTCGCGGGGGCGGTCGACAGTGTCGCGCAAAAGGGGGGCAAGGAGTCTCTGGTCATGCTGGGTGATGCAGCCTTTGTGGTGAGTGTCAAAAACCGGACAGTGGTTACGGCCATGGACCGGGCCCACATGCAGGGGAACGTCTTTACCAACATCGACTCCGCCGTATTTCTAAAATGA
- a CDS encoding flagellar hook assembly protein FlgD, whose product MINSVSASNDSTAAAAAMKKATGMNKDDFLKLFVTQLQNQDPMNPQDSSQFISQLAQLTQVEQAYNTNSNLQDMLNQANNTTTLSAVSFIGKEVVAPGAQVSLQAGRPAVINYRLPSAAQTVTLSITDASGATVKTLTQGRTAAGDGSIAWDGTDSIGRQLPAGTYNVAVTGGNVDGTTFAGTPLIKGKVDGVNMEGASPSLTIGALQVPIANILSVKGVV is encoded by the coding sequence ATGATTAACTCAGTTTCAGCTTCGAATGATTCCACTGCGGCTGCGGCTGCAATGAAAAAGGCAACCGGCATGAACAAGGATGACTTTCTCAAGCTGTTCGTGACCCAGTTGCAAAACCAGGACCCGATGAATCCCCAGGACAGCTCCCAGTTTATTTCGCAGCTGGCCCAGCTTACCCAGGTGGAACAGGCGTATAATACCAATTCCAACCTGCAAGACATGCTGAATCAGGCAAACAACACGACGACACTGTCTGCCGTATCGTTCATCGGCAAGGAGGTCGTTGCGCCCGGGGCGCAGGTCAGTCTTCAGGCCGGCCGCCCAGCGGTCATCAATTACAGGTTGCCTTCAGCTGCACAAACGGTAACGCTTTCGATCACGGATGCAAGCGGCGCAACGGTCAAAACCCTGACCCAGGGCCGGACAGCGGCGGGAGACGGCTCTATTGCCTGGGACGGCACCGACAGCATAGGTCGGCAATTACCGGCCGGAACTTACAACGTTGCCGTAACCGGCGGCAATGTTGACGGCACCACCTTTGCCGGCACGCCGTTGATCAAAGGGAAGGTCGACGGGGTCAATATGGAAGGGGCCAGTCCAAGCCTGACCATAGGTGCATTGCAGGTCCCGATTGCCAACATCCTCAGCGTGAAGGGGGTGGTGTGA